In one Nicotiana sylvestris chromosome 8, ASM39365v2, whole genome shotgun sequence genomic region, the following are encoded:
- the LOC104230468 gene encoding signal peptide peptidase-like 4, with protein MGSKGGVFSCCLCLIFAVFLLSSSFVIGGDIVHHDDVAPKRPGCNNNFVLVKIPTWVHGNEVTEFVGIGARFGPTLESKEKRANQTRLAFADPTDCCSKPKNKLTGEAILVHRGNCSFTRKAKVAEAAGASAIIIINNQTELFKMVCEPDEPDVDIGIPAVMLPQDAGTSLIEFLRNSSAVSVQLYSPKRPTVDVAEVFLWLMAVATILCASYWSAWSAREAAIEQDKFLKDGSDDYGGKEVTHSGGVLDISTTSALLFVVVASCFLIMLYKLMSFWFIEVLVVLFCIGGVEGLQTCLVALLSCFRWFEHAHESVVKVPLLGPVSYLSLAISPFCLAFAVMWVVFRRVSFAWIGQDILGIVLIITVLQIIRVPNLKVGTVLLTCAFFYDIFWVFVSKWLFHKSVMIEVARGDNSGEDGIPMLLKIPRMFDPWGGYSIIGFGDIILPGLVVAFSLRYDWLCNKSLRAGYFLWTMIAYGLGLFVTYVALNLMDGHGQPALLYIVPCTLGTFLMLGKKRGDLKHLWTRGEPDRPCPHIRLQPVE; from the exons ATGGGGTCTAAAGGAGGAGTTTTTTCCTGCTGTTTATGCTTAATTTTTGCTGTATTTTTGCTGAGTTCTTCATTTGTCATTGGAGGTGATATAGTTCATCATGATGATGTTGCTCCAAAGAGGCCTGGTTGTAACAACAATTTTGTGCTG GTAAAAATTCCAACATGGGTTCATGGGAATGAAGTAACTGAGTTTGTTGGCATTGGGGCTCGATTTGGCCCCACATTGGAATCAAAGGAAAAACGCGCTAATCAGACGAGGCTTGCCTTTGCGGACCCAACGGATTGTTGTAGCAAGCCTAAGAATAAG CTCACTGGTGAGGCCATCCTGGTGCACCGAGGTAATTGCAGTTTCACTAGAAAAGCAAAAGTTGCAGAGGCTGCTGGCGCTTCAGCGATCATCATTATAAACAACCAAACAG AGCTCTTCAAGATGGTTTGTGAGCCCGATGAACCTGATGTGGACATTGGTATCCCTGCCGTGATGCTCCCACAAGATGCAGGTACAAGCCTGATAGAGTTTCTCAGGAACAGCTCTGCAG TTTCTGTGCAGCTATACTCTCCAAAACGTCCAACTGTTGATGTTGCTGAAGTGTTTTTATGGCTTATGGCGGTTGCTACCATTTTATGTGCTTCTTATTGGTCTGCATGGAGTGCCAGAGAAGCAGCAATTGAGCAGGACAAGTTCTTAAAA GATGGCTCAGATGATTATGGTGGCAAGGAGGTGACCCATTCCGGTGGTGTATTGGACATCAGCACAACATCAGCACTTCTGTTCGTGGTGGTTGCATCTTGCTTCTTGATTATGCTTTACAAGTTGATGTCTTTCTGGTTTATTGAGGTTCTGGTGGTCCTATTTTGCATCGGTGGCGTTGAG GGTCTACAAACCTGTTTGGTGGCCTTGTTATCATG TTTCAGATGGTTTGAACATGCTCATGAATCGGTTGTTAAAGTTCCACTTCTGGGGCCTGTTTCATATCTTTCGCTGGCAATTTCTCCGTTCTGCTTAGCTTTCGCTGTTATGTGGGTGGTTTTCCGCCGTGTCTCCTTTGCTTGGATAGGTCAAGACATACTT GGTATTGTGTTGATCATTACCGTTCTCCAGATCATACGAGTTCCCAATCTCAAG GTGGGAACAGTTCTTCTCACTTGTGCATTCTTCTATGACATTTTTTGGGTATTTGTTTCCAAATGGTTGTTCCACAAGAGTGTTATGATAGAG GTTGCACGTGGTGATAATAGCGGAGAAGATGGAATTCCCATGTTACTGAAAATCCCACGAATGTTTGATCCTTGGGGTGGCTACAGCATCATTGGGTTTGGCGACATAATTTTACCAGGATTAGTAGTAGCATTTTCATTAAG GTATGACTGGCTTTGTAATAAGAGTCTTCGAGCTGGTTATTTCCTGTGGACTATGATTGCTTACGGTTTAG gtttatttgtaACATATGTGGCTCTGAACTTGATGGATGGGCATGGTCAACCTGCTTTGCTATATATAGTTCCTTGCACATTAG GCACGTTTTTGATGTTGGGGAAGAAAAGAGGTGACTTGAAGCATCTATGGACAAGAGGAGAACCAGATAGGCCCTGCCCTCATATCCGGCTTCAACCGGTAGAGTAA